The Mercenaria mercenaria strain notata unplaced genomic scaffold, MADL_Memer_1 contig_1107, whole genome shotgun sequence genome contains the following window.
catgtatgtatcgATACTGCTTGACGCCCCTTTCGGGCATTactagcaggtgcgcgtctgtaCCGGAAAAAGTTAAAAAGAGTCACACGATAAGATGGGATCCACTGGCAGTATCTTAGGAAGATAACATAGAATGTATGGACTCTGGCTTACTTGTAATAAACACCTGAAGTAGAAAAAGAactcattttatttcttaaagtgCATAACTGAACAGGTGAGACAATTATGTTCGTGTCtgtaattttaagaaaataagtttttaatGGGAAAAGTACCATACTGATTTGTGTACTTTAGCCCTAGCCAGAGAAAAGTTCAAACCTTatgaaaattaaattaagtcGCCAAGTTTTTAACTaagtcttttttttgtaaatacctcTTTAGACATAAATATATTAGCACAAAACATACAGATATGTATTGCTTACAATATCTAAGAAAGGTTATCTACTACAgcgtaacttccgaaaaccgaacgacctccggaccagcctaaatgcatttcggtatttggaagtttccggaattcaaaagtttgaaagtttgaagGCAAAGTGGATGTGGTGCACTAGAGTTATGTTTACTAGCTTACAGGTACGATGAACGGGATTATTATCtttgactgtgactcaatgcagaatTGGAGCAACGGTATAAATTACTgtctccggtatataccggattaactaaattttaacgaaaaatatcttaaatgtatatattttgtaatcatggtgatactaaccctaaactttagtcagtatattatgcatattatacactaaatgcgtgcgaacatgcaagacatgcatttttttgccgtgcgctacaactgaTAATCATTTTCGGGCATGCgtagaagaccgctccaactctgcaatgagttacatcgattaTCTTTTAGAATAGTACAAGTTTGTATAAAGTAATTAATCGATTAATTAATGAATTAAATACAAACAGTAATTAATGATAATCAAGTATGTACTGGCGTTTTTTGATTAACAACATGTTAAAGACAGatgacacttttaatccagcaaacattttgttgttcggttttcggaagtcaactttagtgttaaaatataaacggtcttTCAAAattcgtccggttttcagaattcggaatttccggttttcagaagatTAAAATATATAGAATTAAGAACGACAAAAAACCCCGGGactttgagtttcgtgcggtttgcAAAGGTTTCCGGCTTTTAGAAGATCCCGTTTTCGCAAGTTCCACTGTAGTTGACTTATTCCTATAACAAAAAAGCTTATCAGATCAACAAACCCATGCACTCGTCTGTAACAGTTAAATGTATttaatgaatgtaaaaaaaaaaacagaacagaaaaaaagttGTAGGGGTATTTCTGTTGTAATACAATatattaaattacatttcaattttcagttttcggtaattttgataaacataCATGGTAAgaacattttcttcgaaaataaaaaaagaaagagtaGATATAGACTATTCGCTGCGTTACATTATTTCAATATCTACAACACAGAGCTGTCAACAGATTTCCATGTCTATAAATAGCGTAAATAAAAGCTTCACTTAGTTTCATTTTATCATACAAGTAGATAACCTTTGAAGGTTTTGTTCaattacaaaacaacaaaaaaggtcgaggtatataataaaagggtcattataacagtagctagatctgagTTGCAGTATTCGGCTATCGTGAATTTTGCAAAGATAGACAGCACTGGGCGCTTGCGTACCCCGTGATATCCGATCTTGCAGATCTTGCAATAACACACTCGAACCCAATACAGCATCCAGATCGAGCCAATATTATGACTAACGTATTATATTTGTTCATGCACTTAATGTGAAtcgttaacattttattttacatttacaattataaatcatttaaaacttttgattatataattatagattttacgttcttttcttattttgatactttaaatgagtaaaaatatcaatttattcattttatcaatattttcaataaaaataggTTTCTATTTTGAAGACATTCATTCGACTGAAACAAGTGTATTTAATTTAGAATCTGATTACAAAATTTGTCCAATGTTGAGAAGAAAAGTAATACCTTGGTCGGTAACAGATATCCATCACTAATCCGATTTTTTTCTGGATGACGTAGCATTATTGCATGTATTGGACAGTACTCAATACTATTTTGAAAGCAATTAATTTTACGACAGTCGCAAAGTTCAAAATTGTATGTAACACATGGCAAATGATTTGCCGTTTACGCTTACGTCAATTGACACCACCGCTCCCAATTCCGACTTTTTTGAAGTTTATGGCATGTCTTATTTGAATACAATAATCAGTTGAATCAGATTTGTCAGTTTGAAAGGAGCTTTGATATCTGATTTAGTCCTTTGACCTCTGAATTGCTATACATATTGATTAGTGAATCCTTTGTTATAATGTTATTGTATTTAGTATTTGGCTTAAACAATACATAGCATGTGGTTACAATACATGTAACAAAACAAGGGGTTTAGCATTGATAGTATCGCAATTTGACGCTTCAAAATTGATTATCAGACCAACGTGGAGACATTAATTATAattgtcttttttaaaagaatttaaagcagcttatttttgtttaaaaggtgGATTTGCCATTTTACAGGGGTCGCTATTTTCGGGTGCTGTGAAATAGAaataagaatatatgagccgtgccatgataaaaccaacatagtgggtttgcgaccagcatggatccagaccagcctgcgcatcctgttcgcttttaaagcctattggaattggagaaactgttagcgaacagcatggatcctgaccagactgcgcggatgcgcaggctggtctggatccatgctggtcgcaaacccactatgttggttttctcatggcacggctcatatatatctaAAGGGTCATTAAAGCAGTACTATGATCTGTAATTTTGCATTCGGCTCTCATGAGGTTCCCAGACCGGATCACAAGCAAACTGTCTCGTGGAGTCGTGGGATAGTGTTAAGCGCAttatgaaaaatatcttaaacCAAAATATACAGACACACGtaaagttatttatatttatgatttttggttatttatttcTATGATAATGATTACAGTCAGTTCATTCGAAGCTTCTCCTGAGAGTTTTGCTCCTTACAGCTACGCATGTAAGTATAGTTCGAACTTACATAAGCGTTATGCGGAAATCGCCGAAACCCTTGGTTTACACAACAATTTAGAGACACCATGCTTTGGTCGTCTGAATATTCATATATGTCAGCAGAGTCATTGTAAGAAAAGTCTAACTGTAACAGAAGTAATTTCAACGAAAGGTTGTAAGACTTTACTTGAGAAAGGACACTTCGAGTGTAAGAGTTTAAGATCATTTTTAGAAAGGAGTGCAACTTCGAAATCGGCATATATGAATCTTGTTGTGATAAATGAGGGTCCAGAGAATTTGGAAGAAGTAACTGCACTTAACGATAGACATTGCAACATGCTTTTAATAGTAATAGCAGATGAAAACAGTGAGGGACTTGCAGAATCAAAGTATCAAGCAGAGAGAAGTGTAAACGGAAACATAATAATAACATCAAGAGCGAAGTTAAATGAAGCTATTGGTGATGAACTGGAGCGAATCGTCCTTAAAACTATCAAGACAAAGTGCGAAAATGTTGATAAATGgctaaatgaaaagaaatgtttaGTTGTAAATAAAGGTGCTACATGTGGAAACaggaaaagaaaatcattttttgacgCATGCTGTAAGATTAAAGATATATACCGCCCTGGACTGCATATCAACGATAAGGAAAACGATCAGCATTTTTGCGATTCATTTGCATCAAGAGGTATCAACGGTCACGTGTCAACCAATATTAAAGATGCAACATTTCAGATGAATAATAATAGAAAAGGTACGTATTTTTTTGTGTAATTAACTGATAACTCCCCGAAATGAACCAAAGATGGAAGATGGAAGACGGATGGTTTTGTATATAGTTTGTTCTATCAAATCATGCAATCCATTGCCCAGAATCAAATTTGCGGCTTCGCAATTCGTAACTTCGCAATTCGTAGAACTGGGTTGTACCCACTCAGCTTAGCGGGATGAAAGTTTGTTCGCATTATTATGCAATTAATGTACGCGCCCTTCTACATCTTTTAGGCTTACTGTTTAGCATTTTGAAAACAGCTAACGATCACATTATATGTCTTGAAATTGTATGTGATATTTTTCTCTACAAGTCACGGATTGAATTTGACCGCTGCCTGAAGACTACAGGTGAATGACATATGATCTGTTAGCTAGGTACGAGTGTAAATATATCCAATATTGCAATGTCTTACATATTGTATACTTTATGTCCTTTCAAAAGATCAACAACCAGATCAAGGTAAATGTAAAGATTAATAGAGATCGTCTTTCCAGGTAAACAGGGCGTAAagcatgtacaaaatgtattaacATTTTAATTCATACAGATACTTTCATCGGTCAGCGGCTTTCTTTTCAAatcgatttaaatattttatagaatacatTGTGTGGCCACGTTCTGTCAGTTGCAAGTTAGTGTGTACTATTCATTTTATAGATAATCACACATTTTTAGTTATGGATTATCTTAAACCTagatatttgaattttgattctTTGCAGTGTGCTCAACGACAGGCGTCCAAGATTATGCAAACAGAAAATATCCAGTCAACACCAGTTTATCCAGCCCTATTTCGGATAGACTGCAGGGTGTCGACCGTGATACGCTTGAAAGTTTATTAGCGGAAATGATTGCTCTCTATAATAATAGTAAGGTCCCTGATTACGAACGACCCCAAGTTTCCCAGTATGAAGAAAAGGAAATTAGCGAAGAGGTGACTACTTTTGTCTTTGATATGTAAATAGATGATAATGTAACATCACATTCCTTAAGCGTTGTAATCAACAAGTCATAATGTATGTATTTAAGGAATGAAACTATTTATAGAAAAAACGAGACTCTATAATCATTGTTTTGTGAAGTACAATTTTGATTGCTTTTATTAATAAGTAGTATATTCCATATCTAATGAAAAGGTTTAAACCTTAATGACGGTAACTACATTTGCCATTACTGTCCAGGTATCgacttgaaaatatatataattttaaatataatggGTTGATTTTCCCTCGTAAAGTAGTCGTTTATTGAATGTCAGTACTTTTTTAAAGCGTCGAATGTTTCCTTCCTTTAAGTTTGTTCAGGTTAGGTTTTTTTCTTCTAATTCAGTAACTTATACTTTACAGCTCAGAAAAGAATTACAAGCTATTTCTTCTGTAATAGGAGTTGGCTATCGTTTTACCTGCTTCGTCGTGTACGTTGAAAGAGGCGAGAAAACGGAGTATCAGCAGCAGAAAATACGCTCTATTTTAGAGGGTAATGAAATTCTTGATTACGAAATACAGTAtgtttcaaaatgcaaaattttttCTCGAGTTGGCAGTAAAATACGGGCTACTAGAAAATGCCAAGTTCGCGGTAAACCAGTGGAAGGAACTCTTGGATGTTTTGCCAAAAATAAGGACGCTAAAGATAGAGACACATATGCGTTAATTTCGAAACATGTTGCTTCGTTTTGTGATTCATTTTATATCTCCGGTAGCTCTGCCTCTGAAATTCTTGGAAAAGTAATTCAGTCAAGTGTTTCAGAAACGGGTTTGGATATTGCAGCTCTTCGTCTTCGCAATGTTCCAAATGAAAATATCAGTATCTGTGCCAAATTTAAATCAGAAACTACTGACGGTGAATTTGCTTCCTACGGTGCTGTAGGAGATGATGTTTGTGATCTTTTAAAAGGTAAACTTCATACTTACTCTGATTATCTCGAACACGGCCAAAGAGATCTAGTATGTGAAGGACTGAACGTTTATATTTGGGGAGCTGTATCAAAACCAGGTAAAGGTGTAATAACGATGCGTGCTTTTAAGAAAGGCGATATGAAAGCACTGATTCTGGTCGAAGATAGAAAGCCTAGTAAGAAAGGAGATGCTCCCGAACGATTTTGTAGTTTCGGTGACAGCGGGGCGATAGTGTGTGCAGAAGACAGTCGTGGTGAATTCGTCCATATTCTAGCTATGCTAATCGGAATAATAAACGAGGAGGATATTCAGAAGGATCAAACAACAAGAGGGAAATACTTATCAGTTCCATTGTCTAGCGGACTTCAGGAACTTGATGAAAGGACGGGATATTCTTTTAAGATTTTTGAATGCATAGACTAAGAAATAACTTCTACTTCCCTTAACATGTATTCTATACAGAACGACACGTTTTAGTAGAAAGTGGTAAAAATAGTCCATAAGACAAATTTAACAAGAACCtgcaaacaaagtatatttaccgTGAAATATTAGATGTTACTGAAAACGAAAACTGAAGATAGAAAAGACAGACTATAGAAGTATTTAATGTGTATTTCCAAGCATATAACTATGTATATTTAATATCCAAAGCCAATCAATTCTATTGAAATTGATATTGATTGtaatataaaatacagtaaattacctttattttaaattcttaACTCTGTCgcgtgactttgaccttagagaTCCAAATGCTCTTTGTGAGTAAATCCatttcaatgaacatataaaaacTTTCTCGCGAGCTACTTTTTAGATACCATAGAGACCAACGAAACTCGCAGCCTTATCAGTAATTTTACATCTGTTTTCAAATGGATTTATACCTATATAAAATAGTCTATTTTACATTCCTACTATATTGCATGACTAATGCTTTAAAACCCAAAATAGCGTATAAACGGAAGGAGTAATTTCGCAAATTTCTACGTCCATAAGATACCAAAAAATAATCGAACAATTCTATTTAGATTAATTTTTTGCATAACTTAAGTGTACAGTCTAAATCAACATATGTCTACAGTTTACAAGTTATTGAAGTACTAGCTAGTacttttaggtcatatggcgactttccagctttgatggtggaggaagatccaaggtgcccctccgtgcattatttcttgaCGAGCGGGCACGtgggtagaaccacaaaccttccgtaagccagctggatggcttcctcacatgaggaattcaacgccccgagtcaGGCTCGAACCCAtttcgatgaggagcaagtgatttgaagtcagcgaccctaaccactcggcaacggaggccccaTTTAAATTTTCTGAATTTGGAAAATTACAAAAAGTGCAAGCTAAGAAACCATatcctttggaaaaaaaaacaacagcttcTAAATCAATCAATAACCGTAAGAGATAGAATAAGTATTCTTAACAGACTGCCCGCTAAACTAATCGAATTTTGTACAAATAAAGTTAAACCATATGATTTAATTAAAGTAAGTGTGAGAGATGAAAGACACACGCATTAGTTTTTGGACGTTTGGGGAAGCAGAGGTTGGTGGGGATTGGGGATAAAATATGAATGAGAAACATTTTCCCTTAACTTAAAAGTTAGTGTgagaaataagaaaacaaattagGAAAGGGAAGAGAACGACAGGTAAAGCAGTTAAATAAAGTCAAGCTTCCAAAAAACCTTTTGCTGACACACTATTTAAGTATTAGCCCCGGATGACATCTACCTTTAAGATATGTGACCCTAAATCAACAGATATCTAATCCTTTCCTATACCCCTCTATAGGTAAAGTTTGATGATAAACGGggcagtggttaagaagatatagtAAAATTAATAACCTTGCAATAAAACTTGAATGCAACGGCGACATAGACGGCGACCCCGATGCCGACACTGGCAACTGGGCGAGTACAAGAGCTATTCTTATTATTAGAATATTAATCAAAGGGGAGATAAATAGATTATGGAAGCGCAGTACCAGGTTATATACTTCAGCTTAAAGTATGTGAAGCCAATGTGAACgcatatttattacaaaacttaACATctaacatgtgaagtttgaactaAGTTAGGGGGCTCATTTATgcgaataaaaaggttattaataCAGATGCGAATAAGGAATGAtacaatgtaaaatgtttaaaaaaatggtgCCACACAGTGAAAAAGTCAGATTATAAGGCTACTTGGGGTGTTGCCAAATGCCTGTCACCACACAAATGAAAAAACTCAAGGTAATTGTCGATTGCTAAGGCCGATGAGGTATAATAGTGAAGTACAACTCTTGATGTCGTTATTTCTCTTAATTACGTTTCGTTCGTAATTCGGAATTCGGCGTAATTGTTAGGGTTCGCTATATGTTCGATACCTTGATTAGAGGGTAGAAAGAATTCTTTTGAATGTGTTGAAGCCATCAAGATGACTTACAGGAGGTCGATGAAATAATGGCCGGAGTGGCACCTAGGTGATCCCTCCACCATCGAATGCAGGAAACCCACAACAAGACATATAATTGTATCGATGTTGTTTCACACTTAcgtacacaaaaaaatgaaatatacctttttgctcacctgagcacaaagtgctcagggtgaggtattgtgatcgctcaccgtccggcgtccgtccgtccgttgtacgtccgtccgtcgtccgtccacactttcctttaaacaacatctcctcctaaaccaacaggccaattttgatgaaacttcacagggatgttccttggatggtctcttttaaaaattattcaaagaattgaattccatgcagaactctggttgccatggcaacagaaaggaaaaactttaaaaatcttcttctcaaaaaccagaagccctagagcttagatatttggtgtgaagcattgcctagtggacctctaccaagtttttattcaaatcttgactccggggtcaaaattgaccccgccccaggggtcacttgattttacataggaaaatcttaaaaaatcttcttctcaaaaaccagaagccctagagcttagatatttgacatgtagcattgcctagaggacctctactaaagttgttcaaatcatgatcctggGGTCAAACTGAcgccgccccaggggtcacttgattttacataggaaaatattcaaaaaaattctaaaaataacccagaaggcctagggcttagatatttgatatgtagcattgcctagtagacctctacaaaatttatttaaatcatgacccccgggtcgaaattgaccccgccacaggggtcacttgattttacataggaaaatcttgaaaaattctctaaaaataaaccagaaggcctagagcttagatatttcacatgtagcattgctagcggatctctacaaatttttttcaaatcatgacccccggggtcaaaactgaccccgcccccagaggtcacttgattttacataggaaaatcttcaaaaattttctaaatataaaccagaaggcctagatcttagatatttgacgtgtagcattgcctggtagacttctacaaaatgtgttgaaatcatgacctccagggtcaaattgaccccgccccatggggttacttgattgtacatagaaaaaacttcaaaattttctaaatataaatcaGAAGgtctacagcttagatatttgacatgtagcattgcctagtagatctctacaaaatttgttcaaatcatgaccccccggggtcaaaattgacccagccccaggggtcacttgattttacataggataatcttcaaaaattttctaaaagtaaaccaaaagatctacagcttagatatttcacgtgtagcattgcctagtggacctctacaaaatttgttcaaatcgtgacccccggggtcaaaattgaccccgccccaggggtcacttcattttacataggaaaatattcaaaaaatttctaaaaataaaccagaaggcctagatcttagatatttgacatgtagcatatcctagtagacctctacaaaatttatccaaatcatgacccccggtatcaaattgaccccgccccatggggttacttgattgtacatagaaaaaccttcaaaattttctaaaaataaaccagaaggcctagagcttagatatttgacatgtagcattgcctagtggacctctacaaaagtttttcaaatcttgaccccccccccccagggtcaaattgacccagccccaagggttacttgattgtatatagggaaatcttcataaatttgctaaaaataaaccagaaggcctagatcttagatatttgatatcttacattgcctagtagacttctacaaactttgttccattcatgacccccggggtaaacttggccccgccccaggggttacttgattgtacatcagaaaatcttccaaaacatttataaaaatcatcagtttgacatttgaaacatgtagctcatattactctggtgagcgatccagggtcatcatgaccctcttgttattcttctcacatttaaaacattattttaaattctttttatttgtttcacaATTTCATAACATACGTCTTTATAATAGGATACTGAATATATAGCTGAGACAATGCAAGACAAATCTGCCAAGAGCCAATTCGATTTCTGATTCTGTATGAATGTCTTTACTTACCTTTTTCATTTAAACGGATTGAATATAGCCTATATATACTTTACATTCAtcagatatttttttataaaagtttgttttacaggTGCTGTGGGTTTTGATGTAAGAATGCAAAAATAAATGTGTTGTACACAAA
Protein-coding sequences here:
- the LOC128551461 gene encoding uncharacterized protein LOC128551461, producing the protein MIMITVSSFEASPESFAPYSYACKYSSNLHKRYAEIAETLGLHNNLETPCFGRLNIHICQQSHCKKSLTVTEVISTKGCKTLLEKGHFECKSLRSFLERSATSKSAYMNLVVINEGPENLEEVTALNDRHCNMLLIVIADENSEGLAESKYQAERSVNGNIIITSRAKLNEAIGDELERIVLKTIKTKCENVDKWLNEKKCLVVNKGATCGNRKRKSFFDACCKIKDIYRPGLHINDKENDQHFCDSFASRGINGHVSTNIKDATFQMNNNRKVCSTTGVQDYANRKYPVNTSLSSPISDRLQGVDRDTLESLLAEMIALYNNSKVPDYERPQVSQYEEKEISEELRKELQAISSVIGVGYRFTCFVVYVERGEKTEYQQQKIRSILEGNEILDYEIQYVSKCKIFSRVGSKIRATRKCQVRGKPVEGTLGCFAKNKDAKDRDTYALISKHVASFCDSFYISGSSASEILGKVIQSSVSETGLDIAALRLRNVPNENISICAKFKSETTDGEFASYGAVGDDVCDLLKGKLHTYSDYLEHGQRDLVCEGLNVYIWGAVSKPGKGVITMRAFKKGDMKALILVEDRKPSKKGDAPERFCSFGDSGAIVCAEDSRGEFVHILAMLIGIINEEDIQKDQTTRGKYLSVPLSSGLQELDERTGYSFKIFECID